One genomic window of Methanosarcina acetivorans C2A includes the following:
- a CDS encoding PPC domain-containing DNA-binding protein, with translation MEYTKGRIGRVFTVRVDHGDDLILELIKLAELEKIESAVFMLLGALREGKLVTGPKENRRPPEPVWTGFNDAHEILGIGDIFQENGKPKIHLHAGTARENRIKLGCLRGESEVFMVVEVFIFELEGISARRIMDPEQGFSPVNFI, from the coding sequence ATGGAATACACAAAAGGAAGGATCGGCAGGGTCTTTACCGTCAGGGTTGACCACGGGGACGACCTTATTCTGGAACTTATTAAACTTGCAGAACTGGAGAAGATTGAATCGGCTGTATTTATGCTGCTCGGCGCGTTGAGGGAGGGAAAGCTTGTTACAGGCCCTAAAGAGAACAGAAGGCCTCCTGAACCGGTCTGGACTGGCTTTAATGACGCACATGAGATTCTCGGAATAGGCGACATTTTCCAGGAAAACGGGAAGCCAAAAATTCACCTTCATGCAGGAACAGCCAGGGAAAACCGCATCAAACTGGGATGCCTGAGAGGGGAAAGCGAAGTTTTTATGGTTGTCGAGGTATTCATTTTCGAGCTTGAAGGGATTTCTGCCAGAAGAATTATGGACCCGGAACAGGGCTTTTCTCCTGTGAATTTTATTTAA
- a CDS encoding APC family permease, whose amino-acid sequence MQSMTELEKTVTLGRGVVLAILMVIGSGLLGLPGLVADSGTAQEVVFGWLLIILAAMPLIQICAGLGKKFPCSGGLFHYAREAVGEWGEYAVTALVCGSFILGEPAVALIGGEYLQHLFKLSDFGVHLLAFLLITVMTLITVAGVRLVSFFNYAAVAILLFLIAALTFYNFNFFTSGLGFSVQALFEGASDLAGFSAGAPDPYNVWKISALLFWAFLGWENMSFGLGELQNPEKNVKRVFWLSFGLTIFIYLMLAVTSIGADAAGIPLPGASGLVELVKFTPPGNLLIWLMAVVVVANVPCWNFASSRLIYASGKENVLPAYLGKLSERG is encoded by the coding sequence ATGCAAAGCATGACCGAACTTGAAAAAACAGTTACTTTAGGGCGAGGTGTGGTCCTTGCAATTCTTATGGTTATAGGTTCAGGGCTCCTTGGCCTGCCAGGACTGGTGGCGGACTCAGGGACAGCGCAGGAAGTGGTTTTCGGCTGGCTCCTGATCATTCTGGCTGCAATGCCTCTTATTCAGATCTGCGCAGGACTGGGAAAGAAATTCCCCTGCTCAGGGGGCCTTTTCCATTATGCCCGCGAGGCTGTGGGAGAGTGGGGAGAGTATGCAGTAACAGCCCTCGTCTGTGGGTCCTTTATCCTGGGAGAGCCCGCAGTTGCTCTTATTGGCGGAGAATACCTGCAGCACCTCTTTAAGCTGTCTGATTTCGGAGTGCATTTACTAGCTTTTCTCCTGATTACGGTTATGACTCTTATCACGGTTGCCGGGGTCAGACTTGTCTCTTTTTTCAATTATGCAGCCGTAGCTATACTGCTTTTCCTGATTGCTGCCCTCACTTTCTATAACTTCAATTTCTTTACCTCAGGGCTAGGATTTTCGGTACAGGCTCTCTTTGAAGGGGCATCAGACCTTGCAGGCTTCAGTGCCGGAGCTCCCGATCCTTACAATGTCTGGAAAATTTCCGCTCTTCTCTTCTGGGCTTTTCTGGGCTGGGAGAATATGTCCTTTGGCCTGGGCGAACTCCAGAACCCGGAAAAAAACGTCAAAAGGGTTTTCTGGCTCAGTTTCGGGCTTACAATCTTCATTTACCTGATGCTGGCAGTCACAAGTATAGGAGCTGATGCGGCCGGAATTCCCCTCCCCGGAGCGTCAGGGCTTGTGGAGCTTGTTAAGTTCACCCCTCCGGGAAACCTGCTCATCTGGCTGATGGCAGTAGTTGTCGTTGCTAATGTACCCTGCTGGAACTTTGCTTCAAGCCGGCTTATCTATGCATCAGGAAAAGAAAATGTGCTCCCTGCTTACCTGGGAAAACTCTCGGAGCGCGGATAG
- a CDS encoding ABC transporter ATP-binding protein, whose product MTDECPIIELKNLTKVYKDGVEFRALDNANLRIKKGEFVAIVGPSGSGKSTLMHLIGLLDTPTSGTLLIDGDDVTKMSDKERSGMRNRMLGFVFQYHHLLPDFTALENVMMPLLIAGKSRDESKGVAEKILKDVGLEDRMDHRPGELSGGQNQRVAVARALSCSPAIVLGDEPTGNLDTKTGDLIYELLRRLNKEYNQTFIVVTHNEDLAGKADRIVRIIDGKITDQ is encoded by the coding sequence ATGACAGATGAATGCCCGATTATAGAACTTAAAAACCTGACCAAAGTTTACAAAGACGGCGTGGAATTTCGCGCACTTGACAATGCAAACCTGAGAATTAAAAAAGGAGAGTTTGTTGCAATTGTAGGTCCTTCTGGCTCAGGTAAAAGTACACTTATGCATCTCATAGGTCTACTCGACACACCCACTTCCGGGACTCTCCTGATAGACGGCGATGACGTTACAAAAATGTCGGACAAGGAGCGTTCCGGGATGAGAAACCGGATGCTTGGTTTTGTCTTCCAGTATCATCACCTGTTGCCTGATTTCACTGCTCTGGAAAACGTGATGATGCCGCTACTGATTGCAGGAAAGAGCAGGGACGAATCAAAGGGTGTTGCCGAAAAAATTTTAAAAGATGTGGGGCTTGAAGACAGAATGGATCACAGGCCGGGCGAACTCTCTGGTGGGCAGAACCAGAGGGTTGCGGTAGCCCGGGCCCTTAGCTGTTCACCGGCAATCGTACTCGGGGATGAGCCTACAGGCAACCTGGATACCAAAACCGGAGATTTGATCTATGAACTGCTTCGCAGGCTGAACAAGGAGTATAACCAGACCTTTATTGTGGTAACTCATAACGAGGATCTGGCCGGAAAAGCCGATAGAATTGTCAGAATCATAGACGGAAAAATAACGGATCAGTAA
- a CDS encoding DMT family transporter, which yields MPAQKNSFKPYSEVITGSIIYGTMGVFLDRVQDMSVGSVLFCRLFFGLCMIFFYLLLSGSLEQLRPGKNRKYLLLLGFLNAVTGVCYLSAIRYSGISVAVLLLYTAPVYVNLLAPSILGEKSSSKSLLPLFLSLAGVLLIARPGEVLGSLNEGADFMKGLSFGLISGLSFGATIITIRYLRHDYTGISQTFWLTGISLLFMLPSALTTPMYTYIGNFSTLFLFGLTITFAAILYLKGISGIRAQTGSILALLEPVSGIFFDTAVLKNPLYISTFLGCVLILTAAYLVSRKKPADKRLSADVQPVP from the coding sequence ATGCCTGCGCAGAAAAACTCTTTCAAGCCCTATTCCGAAGTCATAACAGGGAGCATAATCTATGGCACAATGGGGGTTTTTCTTGACAGGGTCCAGGACATGTCCGTAGGGTCCGTTCTATTCTGCAGGCTCTTTTTCGGATTATGCATGATTTTCTTTTACCTGCTGCTGAGCGGAAGCCTTGAACAGCTCAGGCCCGGCAAGAACAGAAAATATCTGCTGCTGCTGGGGTTTCTGAATGCGGTAACAGGCGTATGTTATTTATCGGCCATAAGATATAGCGGGATTTCAGTTGCTGTCCTGCTTCTTTATACGGCTCCTGTATATGTGAACCTGCTCGCCCCTTCAATTCTGGGAGAAAAAAGCAGCAGCAAAAGTCTTCTACCCCTTTTCCTTTCACTTGCAGGGGTCTTACTCATTGCCCGCCCAGGCGAAGTTCTGGGAAGCCTGAATGAGGGGGCCGATTTTATGAAAGGCCTGTCTTTCGGGCTGATTTCAGGGCTTTCCTTTGGCGCAACCATAATCACTATTCGCTACCTGAGGCACGACTATACAGGGATATCCCAGACTTTCTGGCTGACCGGAATAAGCCTTCTGTTTATGCTGCCGTCTGCCCTTACAACCCCCATGTATACCTACATTGGAAATTTCAGTACTCTGTTTCTCTTCGGCCTGACCATTACGTTCGCGGCCATCCTTTACCTCAAAGGAATTTCAGGCATCAGGGCGCAGACAGGCAGTATTCTTGCCCTGCTCGAACCCGTATCAGGAATTTTCTTTGATACTGCAGTCCTGAAAAACCCGCTTTATATCTCGACTTTTCTGGGCTGTGTGCTCATCCTCACAGCAGCTTACCTTGTGAGCAGGAAAAAACCAGCAGATAAAAGGCTTTCAGCCGATGTTCAGCCAGTACCATGA
- a CDS encoding transcriptional regulator, with protein sequence MTDDSPVNLTEKEYSIIDMLQSLGLPRTEATAIVCLKDCKELRSLHIELVSGLRQPEVSVAMRPLKDRGWVDERSEKKNKGKGRPVKYYQLTVPFPQIVHILEEEFLKDNNEKIIALKRLRELEIIMQN encoded by the coding sequence ATGACCGACGATTCTCCAGTTAATTTAACCGAAAAAGAGTATTCAATTATTGATATGCTCCAAAGCCTGGGACTCCCGAGGACAGAGGCTACCGCGATCGTTTGTTTAAAGGACTGCAAGGAACTCAGATCCCTTCATATAGAACTCGTTTCCGGACTCAGACAACCGGAAGTGAGTGTAGCTATGCGCCCTCTAAAGGATAGGGGCTGGGTGGATGAAAGGTCCGAAAAGAAGAACAAAGGAAAAGGCAGACCTGTGAAATACTACCAGTTAACAGTACCGTTCCCGCAGATAGTCCATATCCTTGAAGAAGAGTTCTTAAAAGATAATAACGAGAAAATTATCGCTCTTAAAAGGTTGAGGGAACTGGAAATTATAATGCAAAATTAA
- a CDS encoding DMT family transporter, translating into MIPSVTTPLKHHIELLTACIIYGTVGIFMELLKDMSVGSIIFYRVLFGLSAIICYLAITGNLGQLSLKRKKKYLLLLGILYVSQMFSYYSAIRYLGASSAVLLLYTDPIYLTFLAPIILGEKNTGRTILALFLGLIGVFYVTRPEGGFEQLAFGSTYLKGVIFGLIGGLFSSGVIISVRFLRDEYNGLTQLVWQSAISLVFLSPFAVTLPGQVLAANLPILTLFGILITGVGAVFYIRGVAGVSAITGSILTLLEPVSCIFFDYTILGSPIHSGMLIGSFFILAAAIVVSLDNFDFLKKLVLGEKIVSSKKISWKKGLLRVLDK; encoded by the coding sequence ATGATTCCCTCCGTGACTACTCCCCTCAAACATCATATTGAATTACTAACTGCATGTATTATTTATGGTACCGTCGGAATTTTCATGGAATTGCTTAAGGACATGTCTGTAGGATCTATTATTTTCTATAGAGTTCTTTTCGGGCTTTCAGCCATAATATGTTATCTTGCAATTACCGGAAATCTAGGGCAACTCTCGTTGAAACGAAAGAAAAAATACCTTCTTCTTCTGGGAATTCTGTACGTTTCACAAATGTTTTCCTACTATTCTGCAATCCGTTACCTTGGAGCTTCTTCTGCTGTTCTTCTTCTGTATACCGATCCCATATACCTGACTTTCCTTGCTCCGATAATTCTTGGAGAAAAAAATACCGGAAGAACTATTCTTGCCCTTTTCCTGGGTCTTATAGGTGTTTTCTACGTAACAAGACCTGAAGGGGGTTTTGAACAGCTTGCATTTGGCAGCACCTATCTTAAAGGCGTAATCTTCGGACTCATAGGAGGTCTCTTCAGCAGTGGAGTCATAATATCTGTCCGCTTCCTCAGAGATGAGTATAACGGCCTTACCCAGCTTGTCTGGCAGAGTGCAATCAGCCTGGTCTTCCTGTCTCCTTTCGCAGTCACACTTCCCGGACAGGTGCTCGCTGCAAATCTTCCCATCCTCACACTCTTTGGAATCCTTATCACCGGTGTAGGTGCAGTCTTCTATATCAGAGGAGTTGCGGGCGTAAGTGCCATTACCGGCAGCATCCTCACCCTTCTTGAACCGGTTTCCTGCATCTTCTTTGATTACACTATTCTGGGAAGCCCGATTCACAGTGGGATGCTTATAGGTTCCTTCTTTATCCTTGCAGCAGCAATCGTAGTAAGCCTGGATAACTTTGATTTCCTGAAGAAATTGGTTCTAGGGGAAAAGATAGTATCAAGCAAAAAGATATCATGGAAAAAAGGACTTCTAAGGGTACTGGATAAATAA
- the eno gene encoding phosphopyruvate hydratase — translation MSYIGLQQDSGEYKIQKIHAREILDSRGNPTIEVDVFTPKGFGRASVPSGASTGTNEALELRDADPNRYGGKGVLTAVKNVNTIIQKELLGLDVRNQREIDELMIELDETENKSNLGANSILGVSMAVAKAAADSLNMPLYRYFGGSNAFTLPVPTMNVLNGGKHAGNELAIQEFMIQPKGAETFYEALQIGAEIYHVLGKYLEKKYGRSSTNVGYEGGYAPKMSESTEALDALVQAIEEAGYTESEVTIGLDAAATEFYEEEFYNIDGKKLAAPELLDYYVELVNSYPILSIEDPFYEEAFEDFEALTNELWDTIIVGDDLFVTNIERLSRGVDMGAANALLLKVNQIGSISEAFDAASMASRNGYTVIVSHRSAETEDTTISDLAVAIGAEMIKTGAPARGERTAKYNQLLRIEEDLGEVAHYVQL, via the coding sequence ATGTCGTATATCGGTTTACAGCAGGATTCTGGAGAATATAAGATCCAAAAGATACATGCTCGGGAGATCCTGGACTCAAGGGGAAATCCCACAATTGAAGTAGATGTGTTTACACCAAAGGGATTTGGCAGAGCAAGTGTCCCTTCAGGAGCTTCGACGGGTACGAATGAAGCCCTAGAACTGCGTGATGCGGACCCCAACAGATACGGTGGAAAAGGAGTTCTGACTGCGGTCAAGAACGTAAATACCATTATCCAGAAGGAATTGCTTGGACTTGATGTGCGAAACCAGCGGGAAATCGATGAGCTGATGATCGAGCTCGACGAAACCGAAAACAAATCAAACCTTGGAGCCAACTCCATTCTTGGTGTCTCCATGGCGGTTGCAAAAGCCGCAGCTGATTCCCTTAACATGCCCCTTTACCGCTACTTCGGCGGGTCTAACGCTTTTACCCTTCCGGTACCTACAATGAATGTCCTGAATGGAGGCAAACATGCAGGAAACGAGCTTGCAATTCAGGAATTCATGATCCAGCCCAAAGGTGCAGAAACCTTCTACGAAGCCCTTCAGATCGGGGCAGAGATCTACCATGTACTTGGGAAGTACCTGGAGAAAAAATACGGACGCTCTTCTACAAATGTAGGCTATGAAGGCGGGTATGCGCCCAAAATGAGCGAGTCTACAGAAGCTCTTGACGCCCTCGTACAGGCAATTGAAGAAGCAGGCTATACCGAATCCGAAGTTACAATAGGGCTTGACGCCGCAGCAACCGAGTTCTACGAAGAAGAGTTCTATAATATTGACGGAAAGAAACTGGCTGCTCCGGAACTGCTTGACTACTATGTGGAGCTTGTAAACTCCTACCCCATCCTTTCTATCGAGGATCCCTTCTACGAAGAAGCCTTCGAGGACTTTGAAGCCCTGACCAACGAACTCTGGGACACGATCATTGTGGGGGACGACCTCTTTGTCACAAACATCGAAAGGCTCTCCAGAGGCGTGGACATGGGAGCTGCAAATGCCCTTCTCCTCAAAGTCAACCAGATAGGCTCAATCTCCGAAGCCTTCGATGCCGCAAGCATGGCTTCCAGAAACGGTTACACCGTAATTGTAAGCCACCGCTCTGCCGAAACCGAAGATACCACCATCTCAGATCTCGCAGTTGCCATAGGTGCAGAAATGATCAAGACCGGTGCCCCGGCCCGTGGCGAGAGGACTGCAAAATATAACCAGCTTCTCAGAATTGAAGAAGATCTCGGTGAAGTTGCACATTACGTGCAGCTCTAA
- a CDS encoding class I SAM-dependent methyltransferase: MELIAESYDKGIDYGRRGISLYDDLPEYITNNPDYIIYKKTTESIEPSVYSGYKEIREYLSPTTNMKFIDLGCCLNLMFNGYDQWASTYHGVDISSKTIELLNEFSTNNKLHIGALICGSIHETPFDANYFDIGACIGVLEYYKKDFVEKALIEAHRIIKPGGKLVLDIPNIVSPACRGMILLEEHAGRTDQFDMLPLDFENMLCNYFEIEKVEKANAWAMFQYFLSCKK; encoded by the coding sequence TTGGAATTGATAGCAGAATCCTATGACAAAGGTATTGATTATGGAAGGCGGGGTATTAGCTTATACGATGATTTGCCGGAATATATCACAAATAATCCCGACTATATTATATACAAAAAAACAACTGAAAGCATCGAGCCTTCAGTTTATAGCGGATACAAAGAAATCAGGGAATATTTATCGCCCACAACGAACATGAAATTTATTGACCTTGGGTGTTGCCTTAACCTTATGTTTAATGGGTATGATCAATGGGCGTCAACATATCATGGGGTTGATATAAGCAGCAAAACCATTGAGCTGTTAAATGAATTTTCAACAAATAACAAATTGCATATTGGAGCATTAATTTGCGGGAGCATCCATGAAACTCCTTTTGATGCCAACTATTTTGACATCGGGGCATGTATTGGGGTTCTTGAATATTATAAAAAGGATTTTGTCGAGAAGGCACTCATTGAAGCTCACCGAATAATAAAGCCTGGCGGAAAGCTTGTTCTTGATATTCCTAACATCGTAAGCCCGGCGTGTCGGGGTATGATATTACTTGAAGAGCATGCAGGAAGGACAGACCAGTTTGATATGCTGCCGTTGGATTTTGAAAATATGCTTTGTAATTATTTTGAAATAGAAAAAGTGGAAAAAGCTAATGCGTGGGCTATGTTCCAATATTTCTTAAGCTGTAAAAAGTGA
- a CDS encoding ABC transporter permease: MYELKIALRQVLSRKKQTLFAILAVALAVAVITVMMAMLSGFQDELVSSSIENNPHIVITPQDEKEEFIHLYRHTSALIAEKEGVIAVSPKYLGQVALEYRDNAEGVSLQGVDPVAEENVMRVSEDVVEGDFMTLVHTRDGILLGDKLAENLEVHVGDRVDAVFPGSKTTSFKVIGLIHTGTSADEVTAYARLDSVQDFFDEPGVVSNIGVRVADPYQAEAIAASIEEETGLDAVSWSEANAEILNLLDTQMVFVNIFYLLIYGIAGFGIANTLITIVAQRTREIGILKAMGASQKSIMVVFLFQSLVLGAIGLVLGIILGYIVTIALQNYEIEVPQEMYFGLQTLPLEVKPLNFVYAAFFAFIVNIISGIYPARKAAKLDPVKAIESA, translated from the coding sequence ATGTATGAACTGAAAATCGCTTTGAGGCAGGTACTATCCAGAAAAAAGCAGACCCTTTTTGCAATACTTGCCGTTGCTCTGGCGGTTGCAGTGATCACGGTGATGATGGCAATGCTTTCGGGTTTTCAGGATGAACTTGTAAGCTCAAGCATAGAAAATAATCCCCATATTGTCATCACTCCTCAGGATGAGAAAGAAGAGTTCATACATCTCTACAGGCATACGTCCGCCCTAATTGCCGAAAAGGAAGGAGTTATAGCCGTATCCCCTAAATATCTGGGCCAGGTGGCACTGGAATACAGGGACAATGCTGAGGGAGTTTCTCTTCAGGGAGTTGACCCTGTGGCTGAAGAGAATGTGATGAGAGTGAGTGAGGATGTTGTAGAGGGGGATTTCATGACCCTTGTCCACACAAGGGACGGGATTCTGCTCGGGGATAAGCTTGCGGAAAACCTTGAGGTCCATGTGGGGGACAGGGTGGATGCCGTTTTTCCGGGCTCGAAAACAACTTCGTTCAAGGTGATCGGGCTTATCCATACCGGCACTTCTGCAGACGAGGTGACAGCCTATGCAAGGCTAGATTCGGTACAGGACTTTTTTGACGAGCCCGGCGTTGTGAGCAACATCGGAGTCCGGGTTGCAGACCCCTACCAGGCTGAGGCTATTGCAGCCTCAATTGAAGAAGAAACCGGGCTTGATGCCGTAAGCTGGAGCGAAGCAAATGCTGAAATTCTCAACCTCCTTGATACGCAGATGGTCTTTGTAAATATTTTCTATCTCCTGATTTACGGGATTGCAGGCTTTGGGATTGCAAATACCCTTATTACCATCGTTGCCCAGAGGACAAGGGAAATCGGCATCCTGAAAGCGATGGGAGCTTCTCAAAAAAGCATAATGGTTGTCTTTCTTTTCCAGTCCCTGGTTCTCGGAGCCATAGGTCTGGTGCTCGGCATCATTCTAGGGTACATTGTGACCATTGCACTGCAGAATTATGAAATCGAAGTCCCTCAGGAAATGTATTTCGGGCTTCAGACCCTGCCTCTTGAAGTAAAGCCTCTTAATTTTGTATATGCTGCATTTTTTGCTTTCATAGTCAATATAATCTCAGGTATCTACCCTGCAAGGAAAGCTGCAAAACTCGATCCTGTAAAAGCTATTGAAAGCGCCTGA
- a CDS encoding sulfite exporter TauE/SafE family protein, whose translation MTPTDPLYLGVLIFTGAFAGIISGLLGIGGGFIMSPVQYWLLQETGMDPDLALRAALGTSLFVILINAIIVTHKYHKKQAVLWKPALIMGVSGLISSFGGAAVASYLPASTLSTIFGVVIILGALKTYTTSAVKEKEKIRTNPVFYIFGGILIGFFSGLLGIGGGVVGIPVMLILLHFDMRKAVGTSAAIMLFTSFGGSVGYIINGWGQAGLPPYSLGYINLLNWILLVVPGLLAARTGAEIGHLVNPEYLKHFFVLLMVYVGLEMIGVI comes from the coding sequence ATGACTCCTACAGACCCCCTTTATCTTGGCGTTCTCATTTTTACAGGTGCCTTTGCAGGCATTATCTCAGGGCTTCTGGGCATAGGGGGAGGCTTTATTATGTCTCCTGTCCAGTACTGGCTTTTGCAGGAAACCGGAATGGACCCGGACCTGGCTCTAAGGGCGGCTCTCGGGACAAGCCTCTTTGTGATCCTGATAAATGCCATAATTGTTACCCACAAATATCACAAAAAACAGGCAGTGCTCTGGAAACCGGCTCTGATTATGGGAGTTTCCGGCTTAATTTCCAGTTTCGGGGGAGCAGCAGTAGCTTCCTATCTGCCGGCCTCAACCTTGAGTACAATTTTCGGGGTAGTGATCATACTTGGAGCCCTGAAAACTTATACCACGTCGGCTGTAAAGGAAAAAGAGAAAATTCGAACCAATCCGGTATTTTATATCTTTGGCGGCATCCTCATAGGTTTTTTTTCAGGACTTCTTGGAATTGGGGGAGGAGTAGTCGGGATTCCGGTCATGCTGATTCTCCTGCATTTCGACATGAGAAAAGCTGTCGGGACCTCGGCGGCAATTATGCTTTTTACCTCTTTCGGAGGGTCAGTCGGATATATTATCAACGGCTGGGGGCAGGCCGGGCTTCCTCCTTATTCTCTTGGCTATATCAATCTCCTGAACTGGATTTTACTTGTAGTCCCCGGGCTTCTTGCAGCAAGAACAGGAGCAGAAATCGGTCATCTGGTAAACCCGGAATATTTAAAACACTTTTTTGTACTTCTGATGGTCTACGTAGGGCTGGAAATGATAGGAGTTATTTGA